cttgagttgCGGCTATATTCTGACGTTTTACCATCCGTCGATCTAGCACAGCCTGGGGAATGTGTTCAGATAGTGGCACTCGTGGTGGCAGAGTACTTGAAGATTGAATGAAAGCATACGCCGGTTTGAGCAAGGATACGTGAAACATATTATGTATTTTAGCATCAGTTGGTAACTGGAGTTTATATGCTACTGCTCCCACCTTGTCCACAATTTGAAAAGGGTCATAATAGCGAGCTTGGAGTTTCGGGCATCCCTGGTGTAGAGAAGTTTGTCGATAAGGTTGGAGCTTGAGGTAAACCCAATCACCAATGTCAAATCTCCTCTCTGTCCTCTTTTTATCAGCGAACATCTTTATCCTATGTTGAGCCCTTGCCATGTTTCGCTTGAGCACTAGGATAGTGTCTTCGTGAGATCAAAGAAAAACATCAACAGCCGCAATCCGTGAATCATTAGGAAAATATGGTACATGTATTGGTGGTGAATAGCCATATAGAGCTTCAAATGGGGACATATGAATACTCGAGTGGTACAAAGTATTGAACCAAAACTCGGCTAAGGATAACCAACGAAACCATGTATAGGGTAAATCTCCAGCCATGCAGCGAAGATAATTTTCTAGACACTGATTAACAACCTCTGTTTGGCTGTCTATTTACGGATGATAGGCTGTGGAAAATTGCAAACCGACTCCCAGCAATTTGAACATTTCCTATCAAAATTGACTGATGAAGGTAGGTCTACAATCACTAGTAATGGTATTAGGAAGACCATGTAATCTATAAATGTTGTCCAGAAAGACTTGTGCAACTGTTACAACAGAAAAAGGATGTTTCAACCCCATGAAATGGCTAAACTTAGTAAGCCGGTCAACCATTACTAAGATTACCGATCTTCCTTACGACTTCGGCAACCCCTCGATAAAGTCTAAGTAACATCGGTGAAGACTCCTATCGGAATAGGCAGCGACTGTAATAGACCTGGAGAGGCAATATTTTCTAGTTTGAATCTTTGGCAAATTTCACATGTCCGAATGAAATTCCGAACATCTTTCCACAAGCCTTTCTAATAAAGTATAGAGTTTATCTTTCTAGTCATGACACTAACACCAGAATGCCCTCCCATGGTTGAAGCATGAAACAAAGCAATCAACTCATTTCGTAAAGCCAAATCTTTGCCCACTACAAATTTTCCCTGCCTCTTTAATTGGTTTTGCTACCAAGTGTATTATGGATGTGCTGCTGGATCTTGTTTCTTTGCATTAGTAATGGTTTGCAAATCATCATCCTT
This is a stretch of genomic DNA from Mangifera indica cultivar Alphonso chromosome 11, CATAS_Mindica_2.1, whole genome shotgun sequence. It encodes these proteins:
- the LOC123228729 gene encoding uncharacterized protein LOC123228729, with product MARAQHRIKMFADKKRTERRFDIGDWVYLKLQPYRQTSLHQGCPKLQARYYDPFQIVDKVGAVAYKLQLPTDAKIHNMFHVSLLKPAYAFIQSSSTLPPRVPLSEHIPQAVLDRRMFSLEDKVAEGEEIVTNLNERNHSGRT